Proteins encoded within one genomic window of Panicum virgatum strain AP13 chromosome 1N, P.virgatum_v5, whole genome shotgun sequence:
- the LOC120655615 gene encoding formin-like protein 14 produces MPCCQTLLTAAAAAAASTPVWLHRLHAKEGLSFPSHLNIDDLLYGGRQAQSPPPPTPPVPPPPPSAHHQTSLAVVVREPPPKAAAKPKQPQQQPRPPRNPSRPNPSSSNSPQPPQQQQLAAVISDVFAVPSSAPPGTPPPKAFRKQSRPRPRTDDDQPISVLPPQPRPHKDKKEKIAKAKKRRRAERAAGADRERTSKTDVTVIDTSIDDWKAAKVLIRRGGIWKVRDKKPSAVSEMEDAIAKGKRRAGLVSKLLRDKEKEKLKEKEATIAGYIEAGNGDVTKESEDSDKMLVVLNQSQKAK; encoded by the exons ATGCCGTGCTGCCAAACGttgctcaccgccgccgccgccgccgccgctagcacGCCGGTATGGCTCCACCGGCTGCACGCCAAAGAGGGCCTCTCCTTCCCCTCCCACCTCAACATCGACGACCTTctctatggggggcgacaggcccagtCTCCCCCGCCCCCGACcccgcccgtgccgccgcctcctccttccgCCCATCACCAGACCAGCCTCGCCGTAGTCGTCAGGGAGCCGCCTCCCAAAGCCGCCGCTAAGCCcaagcagccgcagcagcagccccgcccgccgcgcaATCCCTCGCgaccaaaccctagctctagCAATTCCCCacagccgccgcagcagcagcagctcgccgccgtgATCTCCGACGTCTTTGCGGTCccgtcctccgcgccgccgggcaCCCCGCCGCCCAAGGCCTTCCGAAAGCAATCCCGGCCCCGCCCGAGGACTGACGACGACCAGCCGATCTCTGTTCTGCCTCCTCAGCCGCGCCCCCACAAGGACAAGAAGGAAAAGATcgccaaggccaagaagcgcCGCCGGGCGGAGCGCGCCGCGGGGGCCGACAGGGAGCGCACCAGTAAGACCGACGTCACCGTCATTGACACCAGCATCGACGACTGGAAAGCCGCCAAGGTGCTCATCCGCAGGGGCGGCATCTGGAAGGTCCGCGACAAGAAGCCTTCTGCAGTGTCTGAAATGGAGGATGCCATCGCCAAGGGCAAGAGGAGGGCTGGCCTTGTCTCCAAGCTGCTGAGAgacaaggaaaaggagaagctTAAGGAGAAAGAAGCAACAATAGCA GGATACATTGAAGCTGGTAATGGAGATGTGACTAAAGAATCAGAGGACTCCGACAAG ATGTTAGTAGTTCTGAACCAGAGCCAGAAGGCCAAATAG